A genomic region of Cydia amplana chromosome 5, ilCydAmpl1.1, whole genome shotgun sequence contains the following coding sequences:
- the LOC134648164 gene encoding hypodermin-A-like, protein MRIQSLLIDAYTLQYINKLTVKLEMLLRILTCLCLLKLSAAKPAIHILHMDGFIVGGNYSIIEDFPHVAFLHIKCKKDGATYCGASIINQVILLTAAHCLHTCTDKQNFSIRAFTGSVKKYKGNKNKVVGFQVHEQYIHKNFTNDIAVLVLEKNLKFGKGVQKISLMKNLPEYKIAEIAGWGWIDDMNTKTDLLKFTSQEIMSNEECLKKLPGIPPGTICGYNPDGSHPQRGDSGSALVIHKHIQIGLASFFKRNYSNKTLIYTNVTYFYDWIDKTAKNMFCEFKNDKKDSSDNCNCNCNCNCNKTIINENKKARH, encoded by the exons ATGCGAATTCAATCACTTCTTATTGACGCGTATACTCTGCAATACATAAACAAATTGACAGTAAAATTAGAAATGTTACTCAGAATATTAACATGTttatgtttattaaaattatcagcAGCAAAACCTGCAATACACATATTACACATGGACGGTTTCATAGTAGGAGGCAACTATtctataattgaagattttccACATGTGGCatttcttcatataaaatgtaaaaaagatGGTGCTACTTATTGTGGCGCTTCTATAATAAATCAAGTGATACTTTTGACAGCCGCTCATTGTCTCCATACATGtacagataaacaaaatttttcCATAAGGGCTTTTACAGGAAGCGTTAAAAAGTATAAAGGTAACAAGAACAAGGTTGTCGGTTTTCAAGTTCATGAACAGTACATACACAAGAATTTCACCAACGATATAGCTGTGTTGGTACTTGAAAAGAATCTGAAGTTTGGGAAAGGTGTGCAGAAGATTAGCTTGATGAAAAATTTGCCTGAGTACAAAATAGCTGAGATTGCGGGTTGGGGATGGATAGAC GACATGAACACAAAGACAGATCTTCTAAAGTTTACCAGCCAAGAGATTATGAGCAATGAGGAGTGTTTAAAAAAACTGCCTGGAATACCCCCCGGGACCATCTGTGGATACAATCCGGATGGGAGTCATCCTCAAcg AGGAGACTCCGGCAGCGCGCTCGTGATACACAAACATATACAGATCGGTCTCGCCTCCTTTTTTAAGAGGAACTATTCCAACAAAACCCTTATTTACACCAACGTCACGTATTTCTACGACTGGATAGATAAAACAGCAAAAAATATGTTCTGTGAATTTAAAAACGATAAGAAAGATTCGTCGGATAACTGCAACTGTAACTGTAATTGTAACTGTAACAAGACTATTATTAACGAGAATAAGAAGGCAAGACATTGA
- the LOC134648165 gene encoding trypsin alpha-4-like, whose protein sequence is MTVKRALIVILSYILFQLINARKENVMTGHIVGGFLSKIESFPFAVYISKSCNVYRNSSCGASILNQVILLTAAHCFKNCDPFTVNAYSGSIRKYSGFENKVISYKRHEEYYPTRHNNDIALLRLETELIFGRAVKRIILMKYPPDNTLAVVAGWGWIDSKGTRGDVLKHAPQLVLDREACASQLGNTEIPMGMICGTDIDGDGYPEKGDSGSPLVIYDNIQIGIVSFKRRRFTNHTIVYTHVPYFYDWIVKNAKEMYCKYANRTLKMPLSALTSRWSDEHCDLAMGVI, encoded by the exons ATGACTGTAAAAAGAGCGCTTATTGTTATActctcatatattttatttcagttaaTTAATGCGCGTAAAGAAAATGTTATGACAGGGCACATTGTGGGGGGATTCTTGTCTAAAATAGAAAGTTTTCCTTTTGCGGTATATATCAGTAAAAGTTGTAACGTGTATCGAAATTCAAGCTGTGGAGCATCTATACTGAATCAAGTAATATTATTGACCGCAGCGCATTGTTTTAAGAATTGTGATCCGTTTACAGTCAATGCTTATTCTGGTTCCATACGTAAATATTCAGGCTTTGAAAATAAAGTCATCAGTTACAAAAGACATGAAGAGTACTATCCAACTCGTCACAATAATGACATCGCTCTTTTGAGATTGGAAACAGAACTGATTTTTGGGAGGGCAGTGAAAAGAATTATTTTGATGAAATATCCACCTGACAATACATTGGCTGTTGTAGCTGGATGGGGTTGGATAGAT tccAAAGGTACCAGAGGTGATGTCCTAAAACATGCTCCTCAGTTAGTGTTAGATCGAGAAGCATGTGCTAGCCAATTGGGTAATACAGAAATACCAATGGGAATGATTTGCGGAACAGACATAGATGGTGATGGCTATCCTGAAAA AGGAGACTCCGGCAGCCCCCTTGTAATCTACGATAACATACAGATCGGAATCGTTTCCTTCAAAAGAAGAAGATTTACAAATCACACCATCGTATACACCCACGTCCCATACTTCTATGACTGGatagtcaaaaatgcaaaagAAATGTATTGCAAGTATGCAAATAGGACACTCAAGATGCCGCTTTCTGCTCTTACCTCTCGTTGGTCAGACGAACATTGTGATCTCGCTATGGGTGTTATTTGA
- the LOC134648163 gene encoding secretory phospholipase A2 receptor-like — MKNNSGATTGQQYVVGVLDHSYEYVPEADAWLRLHIVPANWKNAFRRCQLEGGVLASPSTHAVAKAMLAIMTEYKVNSRSVFTGINALVSEGDYMSLDGVPLSDIHLDWEQGEPSAQDDPNDADESEKCVVLNGSAEASDVSCNTKHPYFCRKDNASMSNYQDCHTTVVGYQYEPRTYSCYKFHSNAKMWHEAAKVCHAEGGHLAIVNSDTEAEVLKEIFTKNPAITVSGAKHDDIAIVGFWKWGDNKDGNWLTIYGQPISEAGYAKWGKDQPNNFDGLQHWGSIQRTGLFDDIEYDDREPFFCEINIGKKF, encoded by the exons GCCAGCAGTATGTAGTTGGCGTGTTGGATCACAGCTACGAGTACGTGCCGGAGGCGGACGCGTGGCTGCGCCTGCACATCGTGCCAGCTAACTGGAAGAACGCATTTCGCCGATGCCAGCTTGAAG GCGGAGTTTTAGCCTCTCCTTCTACCCATGCCGTGGCGAAAGCCATGCTGGCCATCATGACAGAATACAAGGTCAACTCTCGCAGTGTGTTCACCGGCATCAATGCCCTCGTGTCTGAGGGTGACTACATGTCGCTGGATG GGGTTCCTCTATCTGACATCCATCTAGACTGGGAACAGGGCGAACCTTCCGCCCAGGACGATCCGAACGACGCAGACGAGAGTGAGAAGTGTGTGGTGCTGAACGGATCAGCGGAAGCCTCTGACGTGAGCTGCAACACCAAGCATCCCTACTTCTGTCGTAAAGATAATGCTTCCATGTCTAACTACCAAGACTGTCACACTACTGTTGTTG GTTAtcaatatgaaccgcgaacatACAGCTGCTACAAGTTCCACTCCAATGCTAAAATGTGGCACGAAGCCGCCAAAGTGTGCCATGCTGAGGGAGGACATCTTGCCATCGTCAACAGTGACACCGAAGCTGAAGTGCTCAAAGAGATTTTCACGAAGAATCCTGCAATAACTGTTAGTGGGGCAAAACATGATGACATCGCTATTGTTGGTTTCTGGAAGTGGGGCGATAATAAGGATGGCAATTGGCTGactatttatg GACAACCGATCTCCGAAGCCGGATACGCCAAGTGGGGCAAGGACCAGCCCAACAACTTTGATGGCCTCCAGCACTGGGGTTCCATACAACGCACTGGCCTGTTTGATGACATCGAGTACGACGACAGGGAACCATTCTTCTGCGAGATAAATATCGGGAAGAAATTTTAA